A genomic stretch from Chitinophaga agri includes:
- the htpG gene encoding molecular chaperone HtpG, with amino-acid sequence MQKGAIRVQTENIFPIIKKFLYSDHEIFIRELVSNAVDATQKLKTLASVGEFKGELGTPEITVTLDKEKKTLTISDMGVGMTAEEVDKYINQVAFSGAEEFLNKYKGQTDGANIIGHFGLGFYSSFMVSSKVEIFTKSHKPDTTAVRWECDGSPEYTLEETSKESRGTDIVLHINEESEEFLDEHRIQTILEKFCKFLPVPVKYADKQLNNTHPAWTKKPADLTTEDYQNFYKELYPYAEAPLFWIHLNVDYPFNLTGILYFPKIGKSFEVQKDKISLYSNQVFVTDEVKDIVPEFLMLLHGVIDSPDIPLNVSRSYLQGDPNVKKISSYITKKVADKLDEIFRNDRKSFEEKWESIGLFAKYGMMTDDKFSEKANKFLLLEDITEPGKFYTLEEYKTEATALQTNKDNKLVVLYATNAVQQDSYIQAAKNKGYKIVKLDNIVDAAFINNMEPRWDNMMFTRVDADIADNLINVDEKSESVLTTDQETKLKELFGHIPQQHVKVELKGLSVDAQPVIVTRPEFMRRMKDMAAVGGAGMSWYANMPDEINMTVNANHPIYQQILDESDNDKQQKQVRNLADLALLSQNLLTGADLTAFVNRSVELMSAEKKN; translated from the coding sequence ATGCAGAAAGGCGCAATACGTGTTCAGACAGAGAACATCTTTCCTATTATTAAGAAATTCCTCTATTCAGATCATGAGATCTTCATCCGCGAGCTGGTGAGCAATGCGGTGGATGCCACGCAGAAATTAAAGACACTGGCGAGTGTAGGTGAGTTCAAAGGTGAGCTGGGCACCCCTGAAATTACAGTGACGTTAGACAAAGAGAAAAAAACACTGACCATATCAGATATGGGTGTGGGTATGACCGCAGAGGAAGTAGATAAATATATTAATCAGGTAGCTTTTTCAGGTGCGGAAGAGTTCCTGAACAAATACAAAGGCCAGACAGATGGTGCTAACATCATCGGTCATTTTGGTCTGGGTTTCTACTCTTCCTTCATGGTGAGTAGCAAAGTAGAGATCTTCACAAAATCTCACAAACCAGATACCACTGCTGTACGCTGGGAGTGTGATGGCAGTCCTGAATATACACTGGAAGAGACCAGCAAGGAAAGCCGCGGTACTGACATCGTACTGCACATAAACGAAGAGAGTGAAGAGTTCCTGGATGAGCACCGCATTCAGACCATCCTTGAGAAATTCTGTAAGTTCCTGCCAGTACCTGTGAAATATGCAGACAAGCAGCTGAATAATACACATCCTGCATGGACAAAGAAACCAGCAGATCTGACAACTGAAGATTATCAGAACTTCTACAAAGAATTATATCCATATGCAGAAGCGCCGTTGTTCTGGATCCACCTGAATGTGGATTATCCGTTCAACCTGACCGGTATTCTCTATTTCCCTAAGATCGGCAAGAGCTTTGAAGTACAGAAAGACAAGATCAGCCTGTACTCTAACCAGGTATTCGTCACCGATGAAGTAAAAGACATCGTTCCTGAGTTCCTGATGTTACTGCATGGTGTGATCGACAGTCCGGACATTCCGCTGAACGTGAGCCGTAGCTACCTGCAGGGAGATCCGAATGTGAAAAAGATCAGTTCTTATATCACTAAGAAAGTAGCTGATAAGCTGGATGAGATCTTCCGCAACGACCGTAAGAGCTTTGAAGAGAAATGGGAATCTATCGGTTTGTTTGCCAAGTATGGCATGATGACAGATGATAAGTTCTCTGAGAAGGCGAACAAGTTCCTGTTACTGGAAGATATCACCGAGCCAGGTAAGTTCTATACACTCGAAGAATATAAGACAGAAGCGACTGCACTGCAGACGAACAAAGACAACAAACTGGTAGTGCTGTATGCTACAAATGCAGTTCAGCAGGATAGTTATATACAGGCAGCGAAGAACAAAGGTTATAAGATCGTGAAGCTGGATAATATTGTGGATGCGGCGTTCATCAACAATATGGAGCCAAGATGGGATAACATGATGTTTACCCGTGTGGATGCTGACATCGCAGATAACCTGATCAATGTTGACGAGAAATCAGAAAGCGTACTGACGACCGACCAGGAAACAAAACTGAAAGAACTGTTCGGACATATTCCTCAGCAGCATGTGAAGGTAGAACTGAAAGGTTTGAGTGTAGATGCGCAGCCGGTGATCGTAACCCGTCCTGAATTTATGCGTCGTATGAAAGATATGGCAGCAGTAGGTGGCGCAGGTATGAGCTGGTATGCTAATATGCCCGATGAGATCAACATGACTGTTAATGCGAATCACCCGATCTATCAGCAGATCCTGGATGAAAGTGATAACGATAAACAGCAGAAACAGGTACGCAATCTGGCGGATCTCGCACTCTTGTCGCAGAACCTGCTGACCGGTGCTGATCTGACTGCATTCGTTAACAGAAGTGTTGAATTAATGAGTGCAGAAAAGAAAAATTAA
- the rpsF gene encoding 30S ribosomal protein S6, giving the protein MNYELMVIFTPVLSEEDYKAAQKKFADIVKENGGEVTHENPWGLRSLAYPIQKKTTGLYLVLEYNAPSDLNEKLKVQLNRDENVLRHMITALDKYAVQYNNRKRNGVNADSKTAEA; this is encoded by the coding sequence ATGAACTACGAATTGATGGTGATCTTTACCCCTGTGCTGTCTGAGGAAGATTACAAAGCTGCTCAGAAAAAATTCGCTGATATCGTTAAAGAGAACGGCGGAGAAGTAACGCACGAAAATCCCTGGGGATTAAGATCACTGGCGTACCCAATCCAGAAAAAAACTACGGGCTTGTACCTGGTTCTGGAATACAATGCGCCATCCGACCTCAATGAGAAGCTGAAAGTTCAGCTGAACCGTGATGAAAATGTACTGCGTCACATGATCACAGCATTAGACAAATATGCTGTACAGTACAACAATCGTAAAAGAAATGGCGTAAACGCTGATTCTAAAACCGCAGAAGCTTAA
- a CDS encoding dipeptidase has protein sequence MFIVDAHLDLSMNAMEWNRNLRLPVNDIRKREEGMTDKPDRAKGVVSFPQLREGNIGLVVGTQIARFVAPDNPLPGWYSPEQAWAQTQGQLAWYNAMEDAGEMTQIRDLAGLEKHLALWNDGTPNTNKPIGYILSLEGADSIVNLDYLQRAYDNGLRAVGPAHYGPGRYAQGTDATGFMGAKGQALLKEMERLNIILDATHLCDDSFWEAMEHFHGHVWASHNNVRALVNHNRQFSDEQLKELISRGAVIGGAMDAWMMVPGWVRGVSQPEEMGASLDVLVDHMDHICQLAGNALHVGIGSDLDGAFGKEQSPYDLETIADLQKIPALFAKRGYSAEDIDNIMHGNWLRFLRKAWS, from the coding sequence ATGTTTATAGTTGATGCGCATCTTGACCTTAGCATGAATGCGATGGAATGGAACCGTAATCTGCGGTTGCCGGTTAATGATATCAGGAAGCGCGAAGAAGGTATGACCGATAAGCCTGACCGGGCGAAAGGAGTGGTCTCTTTTCCGCAGCTAAGAGAAGGTAATATCGGCCTGGTAGTGGGTACCCAGATCGCCAGATTTGTAGCACCTGATAATCCATTACCCGGCTGGTATTCACCGGAACAGGCATGGGCTCAGACACAGGGACAACTGGCTTGGTACAATGCTATGGAGGATGCAGGGGAAATGACACAGATCAGGGACCTGGCAGGACTGGAAAAACACCTGGCCCTGTGGAATGATGGTACGCCTAATACGAATAAACCTATCGGTTATATACTGAGTCTGGAAGGTGCGGATTCTATTGTCAATCTGGATTATCTGCAACGCGCATATGATAACGGTCTGCGTGCTGTTGGGCCTGCACATTATGGCCCCGGCCGTTATGCACAGGGTACGGACGCTACCGGGTTTATGGGCGCGAAAGGGCAGGCATTATTAAAAGAAATGGAACGCCTGAATATCATCCTCGATGCGACGCATCTGTGTGACGATAGCTTCTGGGAGGCGATGGAACATTTCCATGGCCATGTGTGGGCTAGTCATAACAACGTACGTGCGCTGGTAAATCATAACAGGCAGTTCTCTGATGAGCAGCTGAAGGAACTGATCAGTCGTGGTGCTGTTATCGGTGGTGCGATGGATGCCTGGATGATGGTACCCGGATGGGTGAGAGGCGTATCCCAGCCAGAAGAAATGGGTGCTTCACTGGATGTACTGGTAGATCATATGGACCACATCTGTCAGCTGGCAGGGAATGCGTTGCATGTTGGTATCGGTTCAGATCTGGATGGTGCCTTTGGTAAGGAGCAAAGTCCTTATGACCTTGAAACAATTGCAGATCTGCAGAAGATCCCGGCATTATTTGCCAAAAGAGGATATTCTGCGGAAGATATTGACAACATTATGCATGGAAACTGGTTAAGGTTCCTGCGAAAGGCCTGGAGTTAA
- a CDS encoding carboxylesterase family protein, whose protein sequence is MKRTTIKGFIYVLLIAVLGNIVACSGKNDAAIPGGGAGTDTIPDPREEDVFTPQTPGVTVQKMDYTQGNINEYLLYIPDSYNEKKTYKWPIVIFLHGVGEIGNNINEIRNVGLPKVVKGKQFVMIAPQCTASWWNTDVLQQLYKEVLKKYHVDSSRVYLTGLSMGGYGTWNWAQTSPDKFAAIVPICGVGTPSQACVLKKMPTWAFHNANDPTVAVSGSRDMVNALKVCGNDLVKYTESPTGGHDAWTNAYADPALYTWLLQQKK, encoded by the coding sequence ATGAAAAGAACAACAATTAAGGGATTTATCTATGTGCTACTCATTGCAGTATTGGGTAATATCGTGGCATGTTCCGGGAAGAATGACGCTGCAATACCCGGCGGCGGTGCTGGAACAGATACTATTCCTGACCCACGGGAAGAAGATGTATTTACTCCGCAGACTCCCGGCGTAACTGTTCAAAAAATGGATTACACACAGGGAAATATAAATGAATACCTGTTGTACATTCCGGATAGCTATAATGAGAAGAAAACATACAAATGGCCGATCGTTATTTTCCTGCACGGCGTTGGCGAAATCGGTAATAACATCAATGAGATCAGGAATGTAGGACTGCCTAAAGTGGTGAAAGGCAAACAGTTTGTAATGATTGCACCGCAGTGTACGGCTTCCTGGTGGAATACGGATGTACTGCAACAGTTATATAAAGAGGTACTGAAGAAATACCATGTAGATTCATCAAGGGTTTATCTGACAGGGTTGAGTATGGGTGGTTACGGCACCTGGAACTGGGCACAGACAAGCCCTGATAAGTTTGCGGCTATTGTACCTATCTGTGGTGTTGGTACACCTTCACAGGCCTGTGTACTGAAGAAGATGCCTACATGGGCATTTCATAATGCCAATGATCCGACTGTAGCGGTATCAGGATCAAGGGACATGGTGAATGCACTGAAGGTGTGTGGTAACGATCTGGTGAAATATACAGAGAGTCCTACAGGTGGACATGATGCATGGACAAACGCCTATGCAGATCCGGCATTGTATACCTGGTTATTACAGCAAAAAAAATAA
- the recJ gene encoding single-stranded-DNA-specific exonuclease RecJ produces MQKRWTVRSYQPKQEALLQSSLRIHPLLCRLLVQRGMHTYDESRLFFRPTLADLHDPWLMKDMDKAVSRIEQAFFRREKILVFGDYDVDGTTAVATVYDFLHSFYDNIEFYIPHRYKEGYGISKQGIEYARDNEFTLIIALDCGIKAIDQIKWAADNGIDFIICDHHLPDAILPPAVAILNPKQYDCPYPYKELSGCGIGYKLISAFAQKKGLPDETVHRYLDLVATSIAADIVPMTGENRVMAFHGLKKVNSAPLPGIQALIELSGLKEELTISNLVFVIAPRVNAAGRMDDARKAVNLFVETDKDKAMEIAKVLHADNFDRKEIDGNITKEAVELLQNDLTLQDKKSTVLYKPDWHKGVVGIVASRLIDKYYYRPTVILTLSNDKVAGSARSVTGFNVYEAIHQCKDLLENYGGHFYAAGMTLKPENVEAFQQKFEQVVAKTINPDLLVPEIVIDTEIQLKDITPAFFNILRQFEPLGPENLRPVFLVRNVVDSGYSRLVKDEHIKFSVKQGRSHNSLTGIGFYMSEKFHIVSSKQPFDMAFTIDENEWNGKMNLQLKVIDIRAHN; encoded by the coding sequence ATGCAGAAACGCTGGACAGTCCGATCTTATCAACCTAAACAGGAAGCATTGCTCCAGTCGTCGCTTCGTATACATCCGCTGTTGTGCAGACTCCTCGTACAGAGAGGTATGCATACCTACGATGAATCCCGCCTCTTCTTCCGGCCTACACTAGCCGATCTTCATGACCCCTGGCTCATGAAAGACATGGACAAAGCTGTATCCCGTATAGAACAGGCTTTCTTTCGCCGTGAAAAGATCCTCGTATTCGGAGACTATGACGTAGATGGCACCACTGCCGTCGCTACCGTCTATGACTTCCTGCACTCCTTTTATGATAATATAGAATTTTATATCCCTCACCGTTATAAAGAGGGATACGGTATCTCCAAACAGGGTATAGAATATGCCCGGGATAACGAGTTCACACTTATCATTGCACTGGATTGCGGTATTAAAGCTATTGATCAGATCAAATGGGCGGCGGATAATGGCATTGACTTCATCATTTGTGATCATCACCTGCCTGATGCTATCCTCCCCCCTGCTGTCGCTATATTAAATCCGAAACAATACGACTGCCCTTATCCTTATAAAGAATTAAGTGGTTGTGGTATCGGATATAAACTCATCTCCGCTTTCGCTCAAAAGAAAGGCCTGCCCGATGAAACAGTACACCGCTATCTCGATCTGGTAGCTACCAGCATCGCTGCGGATATCGTTCCAATGACCGGTGAAAACCGCGTAATGGCTTTCCATGGCCTGAAGAAAGTGAACTCTGCTCCACTGCCAGGCATACAGGCGCTGATTGAACTCAGCGGACTGAAAGAAGAACTGACCATTTCCAACCTAGTATTTGTTATCGCACCCCGCGTGAACGCTGCCGGTCGCATGGACGATGCAAGAAAAGCTGTCAACCTGTTCGTGGAAACAGATAAAGACAAGGCAATGGAGATCGCTAAAGTATTACATGCTGATAATTTCGACAGAAAGGAAATAGATGGCAACATCACGAAAGAAGCGGTAGAACTCTTACAGAACGATCTTACATTACAGGACAAAAAGTCTACTGTTTTATATAAACCCGACTGGCACAAAGGTGTCGTAGGGATTGTCGCCTCGCGGCTGATCGATAAGTATTACTATCGTCCCACCGTTATTCTTACTCTCAGTAACGATAAAGTAGCCGGCTCTGCACGCTCTGTGACAGGCTTCAATGTGTACGAGGCTATCCATCAGTGTAAAGACCTGCTTGAAAACTATGGTGGACATTTTTATGCGGCAGGGATGACACTGAAACCAGAAAATGTGGAAGCATTTCAGCAAAAGTTTGAACAGGTAGTGGCAAAAACCATCAACCCTGATCTGCTGGTGCCCGAGATAGTGATCGATACTGAAATTCAGCTGAAAGATATTACACCTGCATTCTTTAATATCTTACGTCAGTTCGAGCCACTGGGACCGGAAAACCTGCGTCCTGTTTTCCTGGTGAGAAATGTAGTGGACAGTGGCTACTCCCGTCTTGTAAAAGATGAACATATTAAGTTCTCCGTGAAACAAGGCAGATCGCATAACTCATTAACGGGCATAGGATTCTACATGTCCGAAAAATTCCACATCGTGAGCAGTAAACAACCTTTTGATATGGCCTTTACAATCGATGAAAACGAGTGGAACGGCAAAATGAACCTTCAGCTGAAAGTCATCGATATCAGGGCACATAACTAA
- the rplI gene encoding 50S ribosomal protein L9: MQVILIQDVDNLGQKNELATVKNGYARNFLIPQKFAVEASPSNLKQLQERLKVQKVKEEKMLAEIAKVVEVLKAGPVKIGAKTGTSGKIFGSVTGVQIARAIKEQKGYEIDRRRIHILDDVKELGTYKAKLDFGKGNEAELEFEVVAE; encoded by the coding sequence ATGCAAGTAATCTTAATACAAGACGTAGATAACCTGGGCCAGAAAAATGAGCTGGCTACCGTGAAAAACGGTTACGCCAGGAATTTCCTGATCCCGCAGAAATTTGCGGTAGAAGCTAGCCCTTCTAACCTGAAGCAACTCCAGGAACGCCTGAAAGTGCAGAAAGTAAAAGAAGAGAAAATGCTGGCAGAAATCGCCAAGGTAGTGGAAGTGCTGAAAGCAGGTCCAGTTAAAATTGGTGCTAAAACCGGTACTTCCGGTAAGATCTTCGGTAGCGTAACTGGTGTGCAGATCGCACGTGCTATTAAAGAGCAGAAAGGTTACGAAATCGATCGTCGCCGCATCCACATCCTGGATGATGTAAAAGAACTGGGTACTTACAAAGCGAAACTGGATTTCGGTAAAGGCAACGAAGCTGAACTGGAATTCGAAGTTGTAGCTGAATAA
- the rpsR gene encoding 30S ribosomal protein S18, with protein sequence MAVKQEIKYLTAVKTEKRAKKYCRFKKLGIRYVDYKDGEFLKKFLNEQGKMLPRRISGNSLKFQRKVAQAIKKARQMALLPYVTDLLK encoded by the coding sequence ATGGCAGTAAAACAAGAAATTAAGTATTTAACCGCCGTAAAAACTGAGAAGCGCGCAAAGAAATATTGCCGTTTCAAGAAGTTAGGCATCCGGTATGTAGATTACAAAGACGGTGAGTTCCTGAAGAAATTCCTGAACGAACAGGGTAAAATGTTACCACGTCGTATCAGCGGTAACTCTCTGAAATTCCAGCGTAAAGTAGCGCAGGCTATTAAGAAAGCCCGTCAAATGGCTTTGTTACCATACGTTACTGACCTTTTGAAATAG
- a CDS encoding Ig-like domain-containing protein translates to MKRHLLLFFAVACFARVHAQTQPVAQPLPYQQSFGSLSPSSTTYPDGWHGWTLSGSPAGNFNVLPPASDKPLTTGSASSTANGVYNYNGKLGFLNSGSVDNSLVLAISTSGQTNVAVQYDVMTLRNPYDGTYNTRINEVTLQYRVGNTGNFTNITGVEYQNGTTTQTGSGVTAPLDSAHRALVLPGACDNQPLVQLRWVNRQINGAGSRPSFAIDNITAGSGGADVTPPAIDSVWPANLSTGVSPTAQPIITFSENVKAGSGFFIIQNTTSGTAQHIPANSPMLSYNGRNVTIAATLQPNQHYYITIGNGAVLDLSDNAFGGLTDSTAWSFTTGAQQLTFDFNVCVTGNITGGFRQYSTTGAQRWDCTTFGRSGNGVQINGYSSGAVLNQDWLISPSFDLTGFDYPLLNFYSRTAFAGPTLQLLVSTDYDGVSDPSTATWSHVYGRFPAILSDTWKLSDSINLAAFKQPHVYFAFLYNSSPEKGAARWTIDDVFITNSTSAPQPALDLTTTSLDFDYVLAGQPSAPLPVTYGAGNFTNALTITSTGNFTIAADSTSTYSHTVTVTPSSLNGAGTVWVKFTPTAANQDYTGHLQFSTSGSTFPSVALAGTSRRTLKVVNWNIEWFGSPVQNPANDSVQQANVTTILKKLDADIFALAEVVDTARFRAVANQLPGYSYIISDFGSYADSSKDIDYVSAQKLAFLYKTSVIRGIRSYGVLRQGGSSNAYYHWSSGRFPFLFEAKARLNNDSALINFVLLHAKANTGNTADKIESWNRRRNGALELKDSLDVQYPTANLVVLGDFNDAFDKTITTELAPDTTTSYIDFINDSIHYKPVTLPLSLQGKKSTASYNTVIDNVLISDEMALSYLPGSAKVRIEVENLVGNYASTTTDHYPVQTNYDLHVLAHPADLTFEATVDTGDVKLTWRTPYELNISNYIIQRSRNQSQFESVDTVVAHGTTSQSVNYEAYDTRPWLGVSYYRLKVTGLDGKVTYSENQRVIVTVRDLLQKLFWCIFGRQLQIWIDMERGGPAQVQLVDMQGRIRHQSQTILNKGKNIKSLDISTLPNGIYILRVQSMEGTQVTKILVNR, encoded by the coding sequence ATGAAAAGACATCTACTCCTTTTCTTTGCTGTGGCCTGTTTTGCCCGTGTACATGCACAAACGCAACCTGTTGCACAGCCTTTACCTTACCAGCAGTCTTTTGGAAGCCTTTCTCCTTCATCCACCACCTATCCTGACGGGTGGCACGGCTGGACCCTTTCCGGCTCCCCTGCTGGTAACTTCAATGTACTTCCACCGGCCTCAGACAAGCCGCTGACCACCGGAAGTGCATCCAGCACTGCCAATGGTGTGTATAACTATAATGGGAAACTGGGATTTCTGAACAGTGGCAGTGTGGATAACAGCCTGGTACTGGCCATCAGTACCAGCGGCCAGACGAACGTCGCCGTGCAGTATGACGTGATGACGCTTCGTAATCCATACGATGGCACTTACAATACCCGCATCAACGAAGTGACCCTCCAATACCGCGTGGGCAATACCGGCAATTTTACCAACATCACAGGTGTTGAATACCAGAATGGTACCACTACCCAGACAGGATCAGGGGTCACCGCTCCGCTGGATTCTGCTCACAGAGCCCTCGTATTGCCTGGAGCCTGCGACAATCAGCCATTGGTACAATTACGCTGGGTAAACCGCCAGATCAACGGCGCAGGATCACGGCCCTCGTTTGCGATTGACAATATTACCGCTGGCAGTGGCGGCGCGGATGTGACACCTCCTGCCATAGACAGCGTATGGCCTGCTAATCTCAGCACCGGCGTGTCTCCTACTGCGCAGCCTATCATCACTTTCTCTGAAAACGTAAAAGCAGGTAGCGGCTTTTTCATTATCCAGAATACCACTTCCGGCACGGCACAGCACATCCCGGCCAATAGTCCCATGCTGAGCTATAATGGCCGGAATGTAACGATCGCTGCCACTCTTCAGCCAAATCAGCATTACTACATCACCATAGGTAATGGTGCAGTGCTTGACCTGAGTGATAACGCTTTTGGCGGATTGACCGATTCAACTGCCTGGTCATTTACCACAGGTGCCCAGCAACTGACTTTCGACTTCAACGTTTGCGTGACGGGCAATATCACGGGCGGTTTCAGACAATATAGCACAACTGGTGCACAGCGCTGGGACTGTACCACTTTTGGCCGCAGCGGCAATGGCGTACAGATCAACGGTTACAGCAGTGGCGCGGTGTTAAATCAGGACTGGCTGATCTCTCCATCATTCGACTTAACAGGCTTTGACTACCCGCTACTAAACTTTTATAGCCGAACCGCCTTCGCGGGTCCTACGCTGCAACTGTTGGTCTCTACTGACTATGATGGCGTCAGTGATCCTTCTACTGCCACCTGGAGCCATGTATATGGTCGTTTTCCGGCAATCCTGTCAGATACCTGGAAGCTGTCAGACAGTATTAACCTTGCTGCTTTTAAACAACCACACGTATACTTCGCCTTTTTATATAACTCTTCTCCTGAAAAAGGCGCCGCCCGCTGGACGATCGACGATGTGTTCATCACCAACAGCACGTCCGCACCTCAACCGGCACTGGACCTGACCACTACCAGCCTCGACTTTGACTATGTTCTGGCAGGACAACCTTCCGCACCATTACCCGTGACATATGGCGCAGGTAACTTTACCAATGCGCTGACCATTACTTCTACCGGGAATTTTACAATCGCTGCAGATAGCACCAGCACTTACAGCCATACGGTCACTGTTACGCCGTCTTCACTGAACGGAGCCGGGACTGTCTGGGTGAAATTTACTCCTACCGCTGCTAACCAGGATTACACCGGCCACCTACAATTCTCTACCTCCGGTTCTACCTTCCCATCCGTGGCATTAGCCGGTACCAGCCGCCGTACCCTGAAGGTGGTGAACTGGAATATAGAATGGTTTGGCAGTCCGGTACAGAACCCAGCGAATGACAGTGTGCAACAGGCCAATGTAACCACCATCCTCAAAAAACTGGATGCCGACATATTTGCATTGGCAGAGGTAGTGGATACCGCCCGCTTCCGTGCGGTCGCTAATCAGCTGCCAGGATATAGCTATATTATTTCCGACTTCGGTTCTTATGCAGATAGTAGTAAAGATATCGACTATGTCAGCGCGCAGAAACTGGCCTTCCTTTATAAGACATCTGTTATCAGGGGTATCCGATCCTATGGCGTTTTACGTCAGGGTGGCAGCAGCAATGCTTATTATCATTGGTCGTCGGGCAGGTTCCCGTTCCTGTTTGAGGCAAAAGCCAGATTGAACAACGACAGTGCGCTCATCAATTTTGTGCTGTTACATGCCAAAGCAAATACAGGTAACACGGCCGATAAGATAGAGTCCTGGAACAGACGCCGAAACGGCGCGCTCGAATTGAAAGATTCCCTGGATGTGCAGTATCCAACGGCCAACCTTGTTGTACTCGGCGACTTCAACGATGCATTTGATAAGACCATTACTACCGAGCTGGCGCCTGACACTACCACCTCTTATATAGACTTCATTAATGACAGCATTCATTATAAACCGGTGACACTGCCTTTAAGTCTGCAGGGTAAGAAATCCACTGCATCTTATAATACGGTAATTGACAACGTCCTGATCTCGGATGAAATGGCGCTCAGTTATCTGCCGGGATCGGCAAAAGTGCGTATCGAGGTAGAAAACCTGGTGGGCAACTATGCCAGCACAACCACTGACCACTATCCGGTACAGACCAATTACGATTTACATGTGCTGGCGCATCCGGCTGATCTGACATTTGAAGCCACTGTGGACACGGGAGATGTGAAACTGACGTGGCGTACTCCTTACGAGCTGAATATCAGCAATTATATTATTCAACGTTCAAGAAACCAATCTCAGTTTGAATCCGTAGATACAGTGGTCGCGCACGGTACTACGTCACAGTCAGTTAATTATGAGGCATATGATACCCGTCCATGGTTAGGCGTATCTTACTACAGACTGAAAGTGACAGGGCTGGACGGCAAGGTGACCTACAGTGAAAATCAGCGGGTTATTGTAACAGTACGCGATCTTTTACAGAAACTCTTCTGGTGCATCTTTGGTCGTCAGTTGCAGATCTGGATCGATATGGAGAGAGGAGGACCCGCCCAGGTACAACTCGTTGATATGCAAGGTCGTATAAGACATCAGAGTCAAACGATCCTGAACAAGGGTAAAAATATCAAATCACTGGATATCAGCACTTTACCAAACGGCATTTATATTCTGCGCGTGCAGAGCATGGAAGGGACGCAGGTAACCAAAATACTCGTTAACCGTTGA